One Vibrio neonatus genomic window carries:
- a CDS encoding LuxR C-terminal-related transcriptional regulator: protein MYFDGINSQLFLHESSGFSDEVIQQLQEKSKLTLYPLEEWHMHYKPSLTPVILVDYNDPTFDPLDFENPSTPGKHINMVITQAPLQLKTTDLLKYGRLRGIFYKQQSFDDIVLGLQTLSQGQSWLSRAVNEQLISYYQSVLVRYAPPHTIDLTRREMEVLEALRIGKSNFGLAEQLFISEHTIKSHLYKIFRKIKVKNREEAVLWAHHFLP from the coding sequence ATGTATTTTGATGGAATAAATTCTCAGCTTTTTTTGCATGAGAGCAGCGGGTTTAGTGACGAGGTAATTCAACAATTACAAGAGAAATCAAAGCTAACCCTGTACCCTCTCGAAGAGTGGCATATGCACTATAAGCCCAGTTTAACACCCGTTATTTTAGTGGATTACAATGACCCCACATTTGACCCTTTGGACTTTGAAAACCCAAGTACACCTGGGAAGCACATCAATATGGTCATTACTCAAGCGCCACTACAACTGAAAACGACAGACTTACTTAAATACGGTCGTTTGCGCGGTATTTTCTATAAACAACAATCCTTTGATGACATTGTGCTGGGGTTGCAAACGCTGAGCCAAGGTCAGTCATGGCTAAGTAGAGCCGTCAACGAGCAGTTGATTTCTTATTATCAATCCGTGTTGGTTCGCTATGCTCCGCCGCACACCATTGACTTAACGCGACGAGAAATGGAAGTTCTGGAAGCACTAAGAATAGGTAAATCCAACTTTGGGCTGGCTGAACAATTATTCATTAGTGAGCACACGATAAAGTCTCATTTATATAAGATCTTTCGCAAAATTAAGGTGAAAAACAGAGAAGAAGCGGTTCTATGGGCTCATCATTTTCTGCCATAA
- the galU gene encoding UTP--glucose-1-phosphate uridylyltransferase GalU: MIKKCLFPAAGYGTRFLPATKSMPKEMMPVVNKPLIEYGVEEAIQAGMDAMCIVTGRGKHSIMDHFDKNYELEHQIQGTNKEALLVDIRNVIESANFTYIRQREMKGLGHAILTGRELVGDEPFAVVLADDLCVNEEQGVLAQMAALYKQFRCSIVAVQEVPEDETHKYGVIKGEVIKDDIIRVDDMVEKPEAGTAPSNLAIIGRYILTPDIFDLIEETEPGKGGEIQITDALLKQAKAGCVLAYKFKGTRFDCGSVEGYIEATNYCFENIYLKDKKATELGKKSTLKEPIK, encoded by the coding sequence ATGATTAAAAAATGCCTTTTTCCTGCAGCAGGTTACGGGACTCGCTTCCTACCCGCGACCAAATCAATGCCAAAAGAAATGATGCCTGTCGTTAATAAACCTCTTATTGAATACGGTGTTGAAGAAGCCATTCAAGCAGGTATGGATGCAATGTGTATTGTGACCGGTCGTGGCAAACACTCAATCATGGATCACTTTGATAAGAACTATGAACTTGAACATCAAATTCAAGGCACTAATAAAGAAGCATTACTCGTAGACATTCGTAATGTCATTGAGTCAGCTAACTTTACCTACATTCGCCAACGCGAAATGAAAGGCTTAGGTCACGCCATTCTAACGGGGCGTGAACTAGTCGGTGATGAACCTTTTGCAGTTGTTCTTGCTGATGACTTGTGTGTCAATGAAGAACAAGGCGTTCTAGCGCAAATGGCCGCGCTTTATAAGCAGTTCCGCTGCTCTATTGTGGCTGTGCAAGAAGTGCCTGAAGATGAAACACACAAGTATGGTGTGATCAAAGGTGAAGTAATCAAAGACGACATCATCCGCGTTGATGACATGGTAGAAAAACCAGAAGCAGGAACAGCGCCAAGCAATCTAGCTATCATTGGTCGTTATATTTTAACCCCTGATATCTTTGATCTTATTGAAGAAACAGAACCAGGCAAAGGCGGTGAAATTCAAATCACTGATGCCCTGCTTAAACAAGCTAAAGCCGGTTGTGTGCTTGCCTACAAATTTAAAGGCACTCGTTTTGATTGCGGTAGCGTAGAAGGCTACATCGAAGCCACTAATTACTGCTTTGAAAACATCTATCTAAAAGATAAAAAAGCCACTGAACTTGGCAAAAAATCGACATTAAAAGAACCTATCAAGTAA
- the uvrA gene encoding excinuclease ABC subunit UvrA, with protein MDTIDVRGARTHNLKNINLTIPRDKLTVITGLSGSGKSSLAFDTLYAEGQRRYVESLSAYARQFLSLMEKPDVDHIEGLSPAISIEQKSTSHNPRSTVGTITEVYDYLRLLYARVGEPRCPEHKEPLSAQTITQMVDKVLELPEGSKMMLLAPIVKERKGEHVKTFQNLASQGFIRARIDGDICDLSDPPTLELHKKHTIEVVVDRFKVRSDLQQRLAESFETTLELSGGIAVVASMDKSDQEEIIFSANFACPRCGYSMQELEPRLFSFNNPAGACHTCDGLGVQQYFDESRVVLDDNLSIAEGAIKGWDQKNYYYFQMLGALAEHYDFDLYAPFKSLPKKIREIILKGSGRTEIEFKYINDRGDIRVKTHPFEGILNTLERRYHDTESNSVREDLAKYISTRSCTSCDGTRLRQEARNVFVDDTPLPSIVEMSISEALDFFKNMNLEGQKAQIADKIMKEINDRLSFLVNVGLNYLNLSRSAETLSGGEAQRIRLASQIGAGLVGVMYVLDEPSIGLHQRDNERLLGTLTHLRDLGNTVLVVEHDEDAIRTADHIIDIGPGAGVHGGHVVAEGTYDDIINNPDSLTGQYLNGTKEIAIPKKRTPVDKEKLIVLKGASGNNLKTVDLTIPCGLFTCVTGVSGSGKSTLINDTFFKIAHRELNGATTSNPSAYDTVDGLQHFDKVIDIDQSPIGRTPRSNPATYTGIFTPIRELFAGTQESRSRGYKPGRFSFNVRGGRCEACQGDGVIKVEMHFLPDVYVPCDSCKGKRYNRETLEVKYKGKSIDEVLNMTVEDAHAFFEPVPVIARKLKTLIDVGLSYIRLGQAATTLSGGEAQRVKLARELSKRDTGKTLYILDEPTTGLHFHDIQQLLTVLHRLRDHGNTVVVIEHNLDVIKTADWIVDLGPEGGQGGGEIVATGTPEQVAKVKGSHTAHFLKPMLK; from the coding sequence ATGGATACTATCGACGTTCGTGGTGCTAGAACTCACAACCTTAAAAACATCAACCTCACTATTCCAAGAGATAAACTGACGGTTATCACCGGCCTATCCGGTTCTGGTAAGTCATCTTTGGCTTTTGATACTTTATACGCCGAGGGTCAACGTCGCTATGTTGAGTCTTTGTCAGCCTATGCCCGCCAATTTTTATCTTTGATGGAAAAGCCAGATGTTGACCATATTGAAGGTCTGTCACCTGCTATTTCAATAGAACAAAAATCAACCTCTCATAACCCCCGTTCAACAGTGGGTACCATTACCGAAGTGTATGATTACCTTCGTTTATTGTATGCCCGAGTTGGCGAACCTCGTTGTCCTGAGCATAAAGAGCCTCTATCTGCTCAAACCATTACTCAAATGGTCGACAAAGTGCTTGAGTTGCCAGAAGGCTCAAAAATGATGTTGCTGGCTCCGATTGTTAAAGAGCGCAAAGGGGAACACGTTAAAACCTTCCAAAACCTCGCTTCACAAGGCTTTATTCGTGCGCGTATTGATGGTGATATTTGCGATCTTTCCGATCCACCGACGTTAGAATTACATAAAAAACACACCATTGAAGTCGTCGTCGATCGCTTCAAAGTGCGCAGCGATCTTCAGCAGCGCCTTGCTGAATCCTTTGAGACCACTTTAGAGCTCTCTGGCGGGATTGCCGTCGTCGCCTCTATGGATAAAAGTGACCAAGAAGAGATCATTTTCTCTGCTAACTTTGCTTGTCCACGCTGTGGTTATAGCATGCAAGAATTAGAGCCAAGACTGTTCTCTTTCAACAACCCTGCAGGGGCTTGTCATACTTGTGACGGGCTTGGGGTACAGCAATATTTTGATGAAAGCCGAGTGGTTTTAGATGACAATCTAAGTATTGCCGAGGGAGCAATCAAAGGCTGGGATCAAAAGAACTATTATTACTTCCAGATGCTAGGTGCATTGGCAGAACATTATGATTTTGACTTGTATGCGCCTTTTAAATCTCTGCCGAAGAAGATCAGAGAGATCATATTAAAAGGCTCGGGACGCACCGAGATCGAATTTAAATACATCAATGATCGTGGTGATATTCGAGTTAAAACTCATCCATTTGAAGGCATTCTAAATACATTAGAGCGTCGCTATCACGATACTGAATCCAATTCTGTACGTGAAGATCTTGCCAAGTATATCTCGACTCGCTCTTGCACCAGCTGTGATGGCACTCGATTACGACAAGAAGCGCGTAACGTATTTGTAGACGATACGCCATTGCCTAGCATTGTCGAGATGAGCATTAGCGAAGCATTAGACTTCTTTAAAAACATGAATCTCGAAGGGCAAAAAGCGCAAATAGCCGATAAGATCATGAAAGAGATCAACGATCGCTTAAGCTTTTTGGTTAACGTTGGCCTTAACTACCTCAACCTCTCTCGCAGTGCTGAAACCCTATCTGGTGGTGAAGCGCAGCGTATCCGTTTGGCTAGCCAAATTGGTGCAGGTTTAGTCGGTGTAATGTATGTATTAGATGAGCCTTCCATTGGCCTGCACCAAAGAGATAATGAACGCTTACTTGGCACCCTCACCCATTTGCGTGATCTTGGCAACACCGTGCTTGTGGTAGAGCATGACGAAGATGCCATTCGAACTGCAGACCATATTATTGATATAGGCCCCGGCGCAGGGGTACATGGCGGACACGTTGTTGCAGAAGGGACTTATGACGATATCATCAACAACCCTGACTCACTGACCGGACAATACCTAAACGGCACCAAAGAAATCGCGATTCCGAAAAAGCGAACTCCTGTCGATAAAGAAAAATTAATCGTGCTAAAAGGCGCGTCAGGTAACAATTTAAAAACCGTTGATCTGACTATTCCTTGTGGATTGTTTACTTGTGTCACTGGGGTATCAGGTTCAGGTAAATCAACCTTAATTAATGACACCTTCTTTAAGATTGCGCATAGAGAACTCAACGGCGCAACCACCAGCAATCCAAGCGCTTATGATACGGTAGATGGCTTACAGCATTTTGATAAAGTGATCGATATTGACCAAAGCCCTATCGGTCGCACCCCAAGATCAAACCCTGCCACTTACACCGGAATATTTACACCGATTCGTGAGTTGTTTGCTGGCACTCAAGAGTCTCGTTCTCGCGGTTATAAGCCGGGTAGATTTAGCTTTAACGTACGAGGTGGCCGCTGTGAAGCGTGTCAAGGCGATGGTGTAATCAAAGTTGAAATGCACTTCCTGCCAGACGTTTATGTACCTTGTGACTCTTGTAAAGGCAAACGCTACAATCGTGAAACCTTAGAAGTTAAATACAAAGGTAAGTCCATCGATGAAGTGCTGAATATGACGGTGGAAGATGCACATGCTTTCTTTGAACCTGTGCCTGTCATCGCCAGAAAGCTAAAAACTTTAATTGATGTGGGGCTTTCGTATATTCGTTTAGGGCAAGCGGCAACAACGCTATCAGGTGGTGAAGCACAACGTGTGAAATTAGCCCGTGAATTATCTAAGCGTGATACTGGAAAAACCTTGTATATTTTGGATGAACCTACCACAGGATTGCACTTTCATGATATACAACAGTTACTTACTGTTTTACATCGCCTGCGCGATCACGGTAATACAGTAGTGGTTATCGAACACAACCTTGATGTGATAAAAACCGCAGACTGGATTGTCGATCTTGGCCCTGAAGGGGGACAAGGTGGTGGTGAAATTGTCGCAACCGGTACACCAGAGCAAGTAGCGAAAGTAAAAGGCTCACATACCGCTCACTTTTTAAAGCCTATGCTTAAATAA
- a CDS encoding PglL family O-oligosaccharyltransferase, whose protein sequence is MATLLTTGTLLEKKTPKVPFNRRFLLFMGIIFLIATHFFSPNPGGAGLALSFNPPVWAFLSIALGIAMYQTANNRAIKYSKMTVALFISCLLMTLPVLLPNANVEIVLPRLIGLWAGFFLFLSFQQFRFSNEEKQRLLWFILFSVAIEALFGWVQYTLLSPGNPFGYDTLRNRPYGIFQQPNVMASFLATGLVLSGYLLARQPHDKYLKWRQKISFLYAIPLLTIPLLVVLASRTGWLGAIIAVAMVSPYLYRFALRSRAIIWSAAVLIGLAIGVGLTFTGSSQSLISQKADLESARAYTFPQGIDMIIERPISGYGYGKFESAYIVYTARQHQINPDYPAGLPSMDHPHNELLMWGIEGGIIPLVGIFLAMGFVLYRLYMVRHGTRVGILALFIPIVLHTQLEYPFYHSAIHWVSFIVLLYWVDQRTARYRPQSFGRMSKMFLRSASLILPILTCVYMVTALQTNYVLTQFEHSKPKNPDILDRVTNPIAWKDRYEWDINSTLLNIGIATDQKQHIQAYVDWSLPFIKDKPRPALYKNLILAYLALDQQQMANAIRSEAEFLFPKVDFSTVSLQRIKVSKAQPTTSDE, encoded by the coding sequence ATGGCAACCCTGTTAACTACAGGTACATTACTTGAAAAAAAGACTCCTAAAGTACCGTTTAACAGGCGTTTTCTGCTGTTTATGGGGATTATCTTCCTCATCGCGACCCACTTCTTCTCCCCCAACCCTGGGGGAGCAGGATTAGCGCTATCTTTTAATCCTCCAGTGTGGGCGTTTTTGAGTATTGCACTTGGTATTGCCATGTATCAAACCGCCAATAATCGCGCCATCAAATACTCAAAAATGACCGTGGCTCTGTTTATCAGCTGTTTGTTGATGACCTTGCCCGTACTATTACCCAATGCCAATGTTGAGATTGTACTGCCAAGGTTAATCGGATTATGGGCCGGCTTTTTTCTGTTCCTATCTTTTCAGCAATTTAGATTTAGTAATGAAGAAAAGCAGCGACTACTGTGGTTTATTTTATTTTCGGTCGCCATTGAAGCGCTATTTGGTTGGGTGCAATACACATTACTGTCACCGGGTAATCCATTTGGATACGACACACTTAGAAATCGTCCTTATGGCATCTTTCAGCAACCTAATGTCATGGCTAGCTTCTTAGCCACAGGACTGGTGCTTTCTGGGTACTTACTCGCAAGACAGCCTCACGACAAATACTTAAAGTGGCGACAAAAAATCTCCTTCTTGTATGCCATTCCGCTACTGACAATCCCTTTATTGGTGGTGCTAGCTTCTAGAACCGGTTGGCTAGGCGCTATCATTGCGGTTGCTATGGTCTCGCCTTATCTGTATCGCTTTGCCTTGCGCTCACGAGCCATCATTTGGTCTGCTGCGGTTTTGATTGGACTCGCTATTGGTGTCGGCTTGACCTTCACGGGCAGCAGTCAGTCATTAATCAGCCAAAAAGCCGACCTAGAAAGTGCACGTGCTTATACCTTCCCGCAGGGGATTGATATGATTATCGAACGCCCTATTTCAGGTTATGGCTACGGAAAATTTGAATCGGCTTATATTGTCTATACCGCAAGACAGCACCAAATAAACCCTGACTATCCTGCTGGTTTACCTTCGATGGACCATCCGCACAATGAACTACTGATGTGGGGAATTGAAGGAGGCATAATACCTTTAGTCGGGATATTTCTGGCAATGGGGTTTGTGCTATACCGCTTGTATATGGTCAGGCATGGCACTCGCGTTGGCATCTTGGCACTCTTCATACCGATAGTGCTACATACGCAATTAGAATACCCCTTCTATCACTCTGCTATCCACTGGGTATCATTTATTGTTCTGCTGTATTGGGTCGATCAACGTACTGCACGTTATCGTCCACAAAGCTTTGGCCGCATGAGTAAAATGTTCCTACGCAGTGCCAGTTTGATATTACCTATATTAACCTGCGTCTACATGGTGACAGCGCTACAGACCAATTATGTTCTGACTCAATTTGAACATTCTAAGCCTAAAAATCCAGATATCTTAGATAGGGTGACAAACCCAATAGCATGGAAAGATCGTTACGAATGGGATATTAACAGCACCTTGTTAAACATCGGCATTGCCACCGATCAAAAGCAACATATTCAAGCCTATGTTGATTGGTCACTCCCGTTTATAAAAGACAAGCCACGCCCTGCGCTATACAAAAACTTAATACTGGCGTATTTAGCTCTAGACCAACAGCAGATGGCGAATGCAATTCGCAGTGAAGCGGAGTTTTTATTCCCTAAGGTGGACTTTAGCACTGTATCGTTACAGAGAATTAAGGTGAGTAAGGCGCAACCTACCACCAGCGACGAGTAA
- a CDS encoding pyridoxal-phosphate-dependent aminotransferase family protein, which produces MRSFNPPKRTLLGPGPSDIYPQVLQALSRPTIGHLDPLFIGMMDELKSLLKYAFQTENEFTIAISAPGSAGMEACFVNLVEPGEKVIVCRNGVFGERMRQNVERCGGIAVVVDDEWGAPVSATKLASAVAEHPDAVAVAFVHAETSTGALSDAQALSKIAKEKDMLVIVDAVTSLGGVPLLVDEWQLDAVYSGSQKCLSCTPGLSPLTFSEKALAKIESRTHPVQSWFLDQSLVLGYWSGAGKRAYHHTAPVNSLYALHESLLLLKEEGLQQAWQRHADAHQILKQGLSELGIRFVVDEQYRLPQLNAIYIPEGVDDGAVRQRLLNEYNLEIGAGLGDLAGKAWRIGLMGYGARKENVALCLQALKEVL; this is translated from the coding sequence ATGCGCAGCTTCAATCCTCCTAAACGAACTCTACTTGGCCCTGGTCCTTCAGATATTTACCCTCAAGTATTACAAGCATTGTCGCGTCCAACTATTGGACATTTAGATCCTTTGTTTATCGGCATGATGGATGAGCTTAAATCGCTACTAAAATATGCCTTCCAAACCGAAAATGAATTTACCATCGCGATTTCGGCGCCGGGCAGTGCAGGGATGGAAGCGTGTTTTGTCAACCTTGTTGAACCGGGAGAGAAGGTGATTGTTTGCCGCAATGGTGTGTTTGGCGAACGAATGCGACAAAATGTAGAGCGTTGTGGTGGTATTGCGGTTGTGGTGGACGATGAATGGGGCGCACCGGTATCAGCGACTAAATTGGCAAGCGCTGTTGCTGAACACCCTGACGCGGTAGCGGTTGCGTTTGTGCACGCCGAAACATCAACCGGTGCTCTGAGTGACGCGCAAGCATTGTCAAAAATAGCCAAAGAGAAAGACATGCTGGTGATTGTTGATGCCGTCACTTCGCTAGGCGGCGTACCACTATTAGTTGACGAATGGCAGTTGGATGCAGTGTATTCAGGGAGCCAGAAATGCTTATCTTGTACTCCGGGATTGTCCCCTTTGACCTTTTCAGAAAAAGCGCTAGCAAAAATTGAATCGAGAACTCACCCAGTACAAAGCTGGTTCTTAGATCAAAGTTTAGTGCTAGGGTATTGGAGTGGCGCAGGTAAACGTGCGTACCACCATACAGCGCCAGTGAATAGCTTGTACGCGCTGCATGAATCCTTATTGTTATTAAAAGAGGAAGGGTTACAGCAAGCGTGGCAACGTCATGCCGATGCTCATCAAATATTAAAACAAGGGTTATCTGAGCTGGGTATTCGATTTGTAGTGGATGAGCAATATCGATTGCCACAATTAAACGCAATTTATATTCCAGAAGGTGTTGATGATGGCGCTGTGCGTCAACGCCTATTGAATGAGTACAATCTGGAAATTGGCGCGGGGCTTGGAGACTTAGCAGGAAAAGCATGGCGCATCGGTTTGATGGGCTATGGCGCCCGCAAGGAAAATGTCGCACTTTGCTTGCAGGCACTTAAAGAGGTGTTATAA
- the lysC gene encoding lysine-sensitive aspartokinase 3, which yields MSAINVAKFGGTSVANFEAMSRCVTIVENNPQTKLVVISACSGVTNILVELANGVTEQTKREQLLQTLVDIHFSIINQLKHPEKINNEINEILTKISQCAERAVNEPSEQLTDQLVSCGELMSTHILCQLMCEKGHNAQRFDIRTVMKTTSVFGNAEPLLDEISIAVQTHLAPLCKESIVVTQGFIGSDLNNKTTTLGRGGSDYSAALIAEAISASGLEIWTDVPGIYTTDPRIAPQAHPIKEISFAEASEMANFGAKILHPSTLVPALRHKIPVFVGSSKEPQLGGTWVKQEVESAPLFRAVTLRGNQTMITLKSLNMFQASGFLAKVFTILAQHKVSVDLITTSEISVSLTLDHTNTQGGSPKLPPAAQQELEKLCSVVVEHNLSLVALIGNEMGQAKGAAKQIFGTLEDYNLRMICYGASCHNLCFLLHESYARNAVQHLHRELFEG from the coding sequence GTGAGCGCAATTAACGTTGCTAAATTTGGTGGCACCAGTGTGGCAAACTTCGAGGCGATGAGCCGATGTGTGACTATTGTAGAAAACAACCCTCAAACTAAACTGGTTGTAATTAGCGCCTGCTCTGGCGTAACCAATATTTTAGTTGAGCTTGCGAATGGTGTTACAGAACAAACCAAACGCGAACAACTTCTACAAACGTTAGTTGATATTCACTTCTCAATTATCAATCAGTTAAAACACCCAGAAAAAATCAACAATGAAATCAATGAAATACTGACCAAGATTTCTCAGTGTGCTGAAAGAGCGGTGAATGAACCGAGTGAACAACTCACCGACCAATTGGTCTCTTGTGGCGAGCTAATGTCGACGCATATCCTGTGTCAGTTAATGTGCGAAAAAGGCCACAATGCACAACGCTTTGATATCCGTACGGTAATGAAAACCACATCGGTATTTGGTAACGCTGAACCTCTACTGGATGAAATTAGTATTGCCGTACAAACGCACCTCGCGCCACTTTGCAAAGAGTCGATTGTTGTAACTCAAGGCTTTATTGGTTCAGACCTTAATAATAAAACTACAACTCTAGGCCGTGGCGGCAGTGACTATAGTGCTGCTCTTATTGCTGAAGCTATTTCAGCCTCTGGACTGGAAATTTGGACTGACGTACCTGGCATTTATACCACTGACCCACGTATTGCGCCGCAAGCGCATCCAATTAAAGAAATCAGTTTTGCTGAAGCGTCAGAAATGGCCAATTTTGGTGCTAAGATCTTACACCCATCCACTCTAGTACCTGCATTGAGACACAAGATTCCTGTGTTCGTAGGTTCTTCCAAAGAGCCTCAGCTAGGCGGAACTTGGGTTAAGCAAGAAGTCGAAAGCGCACCACTATTTAGAGCGGTGACACTGCGTGGTAATCAAACCATGATCACTTTAAAAAGCCTAAATATGTTCCAAGCCAGTGGCTTCTTAGCCAAAGTATTTACCATACTGGCGCAACATAAAGTCTCGGTTGATCTTATTACCACTTCAGAGATCAGTGTGTCATTGACTCTCGATCATACCAACACTCAAGGCGGCTCACCTAAACTGCCACCAGCGGCTCAACAAGAACTGGAAAAACTCTGTTCTGTGGTGGTTGAACATAATCTGAGTCTTGTGGCACTTATTGGTAACGAGATGGGACAAGCTAAAGGTGCGGCGAAGCAAATTTTTGGTACGCTGGAAGATTACAATCTACGTATGATCTGTTACGGCGCAAGTTGCCATAACCTGTGTTTCTTGCTGCATGAGTCTTATGCACGTAACGCAGTGCAGCACTTACATAGAGAGCTGTTTGAAGGCTAA